The genomic region CGACTCCTCGAGCCTGCCGCGCACATGCAGCAAGGCCGGGTTCCACTCCCACTTCGGGTTCACTCCGGCGAAGCCGCGGTAGTGCAGCTCGTAACAGATGTAGAGCGCGAGTTGTAGATCGAGGCCATAGGGATCGGCCTCGCACACCGGGACGTCGAACGGCCGCACATGCAGGGCGGGCCGTCCGCGCTGGAGCAGGTCGACAATCGTGGCGGACAGCGGCCCGACGGCCGCGGGGAGGGCAGGCTCGACTACCGTCGACGGAAGAGTCACATCGGTGTCAATACCCGCGTACTGCCCGTCGAACACATGTAGCGGATCGCAGGTCATGCACGCCCGGCGGCTCGTTTCGGTCTATGCTTGGCGGGGAATCCCGATCTGCATCGACGCGGGTCGAGGGGAGACGGCGATGCTCGACATGGAGCTCCTACTGGGTCTCTACTGCTGTGGCTGGATCGCCGTATCCCTCGGGTTGTTCTTCGCCGGTAGGCGGTTATCCCAATGCGATTCGCCGGCACCGCATCCAGTGTGGATCAGCGTGCTCGGCGGCGCGCTCTGGCCGTTGGTGTTGGTCGGCGTCATAGAACTGAGCTCTGTCGTCGTCTACAGCAGGGTTCAGCACAAGACAGACCCGGGCGTCGGCATTCGCGTTTGATGCGGTGTCGGTACCGCCTGACGAGTTCGCGCATCACTGGTGCGTCGAATGGCGGCGAAATGGGTACTTCTCGCGTAACGGCCCACCGTTCCGTCACGAGCGCGACCACCCCATCACACGCCCCGGGCGGCGGGCCACCGTTGTCATCACGCCGGCCGGAAGGTGGGTCCGAAGAGTGGGCTCCAGACGCGAGGAGAATCGACCAGCGCACGGTCCGCCGTGGCTCGGTCGGGCGATCGACTTCGTCGAGACGTACGCGCACACCCAGATCACGCTCGCCGATATCGCGGCGGTCGCGCACGTGACGCCGCGGGCGCTTCAACTGGCGTTCCGTGATCAGCTGAAGACCACCCCGATCGGCTATCTGCTGGCCGTGCGGTTGCACCGGGCGCATCTCGAGTTGACGACCTCGCATCCGTCGACATCGACGGTCAAGGAGATCGCTCACCGCTGGGGCTTTCGGCATTCCGGCCGGTTCGCGCGTCAATACCGGCTGAAGTACGGCCTGTATCCGGACGACACGCTCAAAGGCGGATATCAGACCGCCGGCTGACCGTCACCGGTCGCCTGTGCGGTCGGGGTGGCGGGATTCGAACCCACGACCTCTTCGTCCCGAACGAAGCACGCTACCAAGCTGCGCCACACCCCGCGTGAAGCGACGACAGCGTATCGCACCGGCGGGGTGCCAAGCCAAACGCCTGGGCGCCGTGCGCAGTGGTTGTCGTCCACCCGGAGAGGCGCATGTCACGACACGCCGCGGGAAGCAACGGGCATGTCGGTGGTGTTGTGCACACTGACGACAGCAACCGACGAAGCGAGGCAGAGATGACTGGGCTGGGCGCATCCATCTACGTGGGTTTCTTCGCTTTGGCCGCGGTGTGGCTGTTCCTCACCTCCGACGGCCCGCTATTCGGCGGGGCCGACGATCAGGGCCAGCGCCCGGAACGCTCGAACTCGGCGAGCACCGAGGCGAACTCCGAGGGATCCAGCCCCTGGCGCCTCACCCAGTCGTCGCAGAAGTAGGTGTCGGCGTAGCGGTCGCCGCTATCGGCGATCAGCGTGACCACCGACCCGCTGCGTCCCTCGGCGATCATGTCGGACAGCAGACCGAACGCCCCCCACAGATTCGTTCCGGTTGACGGCCCCACCCGCCGGCCGAGCACCGCGCTGGCGTGCCGCGCTGCCGCCACCGAGGCCGCGTCGGGGACCACCACCATGCGGTCGACGACGTCCGGCAGAAACGACGGTTCGACCCGGGGACGGCCGATCCCCTCGATGCGCGAGGAGATCCCGGTGACGACGTCGCGGCGGCCTTGGGCGTAAGCGGGGAAGAACGCCGAGTTCTCCGGGTCGACGACGCACAGGCGGGAGCCGTGGCGGCGGTAGCGGATGTATCGGCCGATCGTCGCGCTGGTGCCGCCGGTACCGGCACCCACCACGATCCACTCCGGCACCGGGTGAGCCTCTTCGCGCATCTGCTCGAAGATCGACTCGGCGATGTTGTTGTTGCCGCGCCAATCGGTGGCCCGCTCGGCGTTGGTGAATTGGTCGAGGTAGTGCCCGCCCGTCTCCGCAGCAAGCCGCTCGGCCCCGGCGTAGACCTGCGAGGCTTCGGCGACGAAATGGCAACGCCCGCCTTGTGATTCGATCAACGCGATCTTGCTGCTACTGGTCGACTTCGGCATCACCGCGATGAACGGCAAGCCGAGCAGCGCGGCGAAGTAGGCCTCCGACACCGCTGTCGAGCCCGACGACGCTTCGATGACGGTGGTGTTCTCGTCGATCCAGCCGTTGCACAGCGCATAGAGGAACAACGACCGCGCGAGCCGGTGCTTGAGGCTGCCGGTGATATGGGTCGACTCGTCTTTGAGATACAGCTGGACTTGGCATTCCGCGGGCAGCACGTCGCACCAGGCCAGCGGCAACGGATACCGCAGCAGATGCGTGTCGGCGCTGCGTCTGGCGTCGGCTTCGATCAGGCGGACCGCATCGTCGGCCCACGTGCGCGGCGCGGGACGCGATGCTGTGTGGAGCCCCTCGATCACCGCACCGACACGCTCGGGTGGGACCTGCCCGCCCGGGTGTCGGCGTCGCGGCCCCCGATCGGCGTCGCCACCAAGGTCAGCAGCGTGGCCTCCGGACGGCAGCAGAACCGCAGCGGCGAGTACGGGGAGGTGCCGATGCCGGCCGACACGTGCAACTGCGTGTGCGCCCCCCACCGCGACGGGCCCTTGACCCGCGACCGGTCGAGGTCACAATTGGTGACGATCGCGCCGTAGAACGGCAGGCAGACCTGGCCGCCATGGGTGTGGCCTGCCATGACCAGCTGATAGCCGTCGGTGGCGAAGCGGTCGAGCACCCGCGGCTCGGGCGAATGGGTCAAACCCAGTGTGAGATTGGCCGCCGGGCTCGGCCGGCCCGCGATCGCGTCGTAGCGGTCGCGCGACAGGTGCGGATCGTCGACCCCGGCCGCGGCGATATGCAGCCCCGCCACGTCGAACTCGCGGCGGGTGTGCGTCATGTCCAGCCAACCGCGCTCGGTGAACGCTGCCCGCAGGTCCTGCCACGGCAGCGGCTCACCGTGAATGCGGTGCCCCGGGTTGGTGATGTAGTTCATCGGGTTCTTCGGCCGCGGGCCGAAGTAGTCGTTGCTGCCGAACACGAACACGCCCGGCACCGAGAGCAGGTCCGACAGCGACTGCACCACCGCGGGCACGGCCTTCGAATGCGCGAGGTTGTCGCCCGTGTTGACCACCAGGTCGGGTTCGAGGGCGGCGAGTTCCCGCAGCCAGGCCTGCTTGCGCCGCTGCCCGGGCCGCATGTGGATGTCGCTGATGTGCAGCACCTTCAACGGCGAGGAGCCGGGGGACAGCACCGGCATCGTCTGCTCACGCACTGCGAAGGCGTTGCGCTCGATCAGCGACGCGTAGCCGACGCCGGCCACCAGCGCACCGGCGGCCGCGGCGGTGGAGTTCTTGATGATCGTCGAACGGGCGGACATGCCGGCCAGCCTACTGGGAGTCGGGCCGGCTCACCGAGTTCACCCGGCCGACGCGGGCGTGACCAGCGGGCCGGATCACGGTGGCGGGGGCGCCGGCGGCGGCGGTCCGAGCACCGGCACGGTGATCGGGGGCAGACCCGGGATCTGGACGACGGTCTGGCCGACCGGCGCGGGTAGCCCCGGAACGCCGGGGACGCCTGCCGACGGTGGCGGCGCTGGCGGTGGCGGCGCGATGCCGTTGGAGGTCTGCAGCGTGATGATCGAGCCGGGGACCGTCTGGCCGCTAGGTGACGTGCCGACCACCGACCCGTAGGACGCCGTGCTGTTCACCGGTGTGGACTGGTCAGCGACCTGGAAGCCCGCGTCGCGCAGCCGCTGCCGGGCCGCGTCCTGCGTCAGCCCCGCGACGCTGGGCACGCGTGAGCCGGCGCCGCCGTCGACGTAACGCGGATCGGTCGGCGGCAGCCTGACCTCGCCGTAGTTGTTCGCGATCGGCTTCATCGCGGCGAACCAGGTGCGGGCGGGCTCGTTGCCGCCGAACAGGTCGCCGTACCCGCACTTGCGCAGCGGGAACGAGCACAACTCACCGGGTGCGGTGGAGTCGTCGTAGATGTAGTTGCCCGCCGCCAGGGTGTTGGTGAACCCGAGGAACGCCGAGGAGCGGTGTGCCTCGGTGGTACCGGTCTTGCCGGACATCGGCAGATCCCAGCCGACTGAACCGGCCGCGGCGGCCGCGGTGCCGGCGCCCTGGTCGTCCTTGCTCATGGCGTTGGCCAGCGTGTTGGCCAACCCCTCGGGCACGGCCTGTTCGCACGTCTCGGTGGTCACCGACACCTTCTCGCCGTGGCGGTCGATCACCTCGGCGATCGGCGTCGGCGGGCACCACATCCCGCCGGAGGCCAGCGTCGCTCCCACGTTGGAGAACTCCAGCGCATTGATCTCGAAGGGACCCAGCGTGAACGAGCCGATGTTCTGGCGCTTGATGAAGTCGGCCAGGCTCTCGTTGCTCTCCGGGTCGTAATCGCGCGCGGTGCCGGGCAGGGCGTAGGAGCGCAGGCCAAGGCGGACCGCCATGTCGACCGAACGCTGCACGCCGACCTGGGAGATGAGCTTGGCGAACGCCGTGTTCGGCGAGGTGGCCAATGCGTCGGTGATGTTCATCTGACCGCGGTAGCCGCCTGCGTTCTTCACGCACCAGGTCGCCGGCGGGCAGCCGGGGCTGTCACTGCTGCCGAGGCCCTTGGCCTGGAATTGGGCGGGCACGTCGAGTTGGGCGTTGATGCCCATGCCCATCTCCAGGGCCGCGGCGACGGTGAACAGCTTGAACGTCGACCCCGCGCCGTCACCCACCAGCGAGAACGGTTGCGGGTGCATGGTCTCCCCGGCCTCGAGGTTCAGGCCGTAGGTCCGGCTGCTGGCCATCGCCACCACCGGGTGTGACTCCTTGCCGGGCCGGATCACGCTCATCACGCTGGCGACACCGTCGGCGTCGGGGCTGGCGAACTGGTTGACCGCCGCCTTCACCGGGATCTGCACGTCGGGATCGAGCGTGGTCCTGATCAGGTAACCGCCCTTGGAGACCTGCTCCTTGCTGATGCCCGCGCGGGCCAGGTACTCGAGTGCGTAGTCACAGAAGAACGCGCGGTCCCCGGCGGCGATGCAACCGCGCGGCAGTTCCCTGGGCTGCGGCAGCACCCCGAGCGGCTTCTCCTTGGCCGCCCGCAACGCCTCGGCTTCCTCGGGGATGTTCTCGATCATGGTGTCGAGCACGACGTTCCGCCGGGCCAGCGCACCGTCGGGATTGGTATACGGGTTCAGGGTGCTGGTGGACTGCACCATGCCGGCCAGCAGCGCGGCCTGCTCCCAGCTCAGTTCCGAGGCGTTGATGCCGAAGTACGTCTGCGAGGCGTCCTGGACACCGAAGGCGCCGTTGCCGAACGACACCAGATTCAGATAACGGGTCAGGATCTCGGGTTTGGTGAACGTCTTGTCCAGGGTCAACGCCATGCGGATCTCGCGCAGCTTGCGCGCGGGCGTGGTCTCGATGGCCGCGCGCCGTTCGGCTTCGGTCTGCGCGCTCACCAGCAGTTGGTAGTTCTTGACGTACTGCTGCTCGATGGTCGAGCCGCCGCGGGTGTCGAGATTGCCCGACAGATATCCCGAAAGGCCGGTCAGCGTGCCCTGCCAGTCCACGCCGTTGTGCTCGGCGAAGCGCTTGTCCTCGATCGAGACGATCGCCAGCTTCATCGTGTTGGCGATCTCGTCGCTGGTCACCTCGAAGCGGCGCTGGCTGTACAGCCAGGCGATCACGTTGCCTTTGGCGTCGACCATCGTCGACACCTGTGGGATCTCACCCTCCACCAGTTGGGCCGAGCCGTTGGCGACGACGTCGGACGCCCGGTTGGACACCAGACCGAAGCCGCCGACGACGGGAAACATCAGGGCAGCGGTGATCACACTCGCCAGGAGAACGCACCACGCGAGCTTGATGACCGTCACCGCGGTGGGCGGCCGGATCGGGTCACTGTCGGGCATGCCCTACAGACTAACGACGGCGCAAAATGGCAGCCTCGGACGGTCGATTGCCAGAGTTGAATACCGTGCTGAACGGCATGGGCGTCGATTCCGGACGCTGACGGCACGGTCGTCCCAAAAAAGTGGGGTTCAACGTATTGCGCAGACCGCCCGTGACCATCTAATTTGGTCGAACAGTGCGATGTAGGTCACACTGACCCCTCGCAATGTGGCGTAGATCGCATCAGCGTTCTACACCGGAGGACTACGCCGTGCCGGTGTTGGCCGGAGGGCGGCTGGAACGAAGGGAACGCTGGTGTCAGCTACAAGGCCCGCGGCGCGCAGGACCGCAATGACGTCATCGGCTCAAAGCATCGTCCACGGCGCCGAAGCCGAGGCTCGCATCGCCTGGGTTTCGCAGGCCCGCTGCCGCCAGGCCGATCCCGACGAACTGTTCGTGCGCGGTGCGGCCCAGCGCAAGGCCGCCGTGATCTGCAGGCACTGCCCTGTCATCGCCGAGTGCGGCGCCGATGCCCTCGACAACCGGGTGGAGTTCGGCGTGTGGGGCGGCATGACCGAACGCCAGCGCCGCGCACTGCTCAAGCAGCATCCCGAGGTGGTCTCCTGGGCCGAGTTCTTCTCCGCCCAGCGCAAGCACCGCAGCGCCGGCTGAGCCAGAACCGCCCAGCCGCTAGGCGGCCGATACGTCGCCGGTGATCTGATCGGCGATCGTCCGCAGCGCGTCGAGGTCCGAGACGTCGAACGGCAGCGAGGGCACACCCACGATCGGCACATGGGGGTTGGCGCCGGTGAAACGCGACAGCAGCCGGATCTCCCGTCGAGACGTCATCGCGCGGTCGGCGTGCACCTTGAGCACCGCGCCCGTCAGCGAATCGGGGTCCCTCTCGGCGATGGCCTCGGCGGCCTCCACCGCCTTCTCGGCGTGCAGGTCCGAGAGCATCGGATGCGTGCGGTTGAGGATCAGCCCGGCCAGCGGCATGTTCTCCTCGGACAACCGGTCGACGAAGAACGAGGCCTCGCGCAGCGCGTCGGGTTCGGCCGCCGACACCACGACGAACTGGGTGCCGCGCCGCTTGAGCAGTTCGTAGGTGCGGTCCGCCTTCTCGCGGAATCCGCCGAACGTCGCGTCCAGTGACTGCACGAAACCCGCTGCATCGGACAGCATCTGGGATCCGAGGATGGTCGACATCGCTCGCATCGCCAGGCCCATCGCGCCGGTCACCAATCGGCCGATGCCGCGTCCGGGTGCCAACAGCATCCGCCAGAGCCGGCTGTCCATGAAGCTACCCAACCGTTTCGGGGCGTCCAGGAAGTCCAGCGCGTTGCGTGACGGCGGGGTGTCGACGACGACGAGATCCCACCTGTCCTCGGCGAGAAGCTGCCCCAGCTTCTCCATTGCCATGTACTCCTGCGTGCCGGCCAGCGACGTGGCGACGGTTTGATAGAACTGGTTGTCCAGGATTGCGTCGGCGCGCCCGGGCCCGGAGTACTGGACCACCATCTCGTCGAACGTGCGGCGCATGTCGAGCATCATCGCGTGCAACTCGCCCTTGACCTCCGGTGCGAGCGGGACCCGCTGTGGGGTGTTGCCGAGGTCCTTGATGCCAAGCGCCTGGGCGAGGCGTTTGGCCGGGTCGATGGTCAGCACCACCACGGTGCGGCCGTATTCGGCCGCCCGCAGCGCCATCGCCGCGGCGGTCGTGGTCTTGCCGACGCCGCCTGCGCCGCAGCACACCACGACCCGGTTCGCGGTGTCGGCCAGGATCGCGCCCATGTCCAGGGCAGGTGGAGTGACGCTCATCGGTGTTGTCTCCTCTTCGCGCGAGCGCTCATCGGTGCTGTCTCCTCTTCGCGCGAGCGCTCATCAGCGAACACCCTGACGTTCGAGTTCTTCGGCCAGTTCGTAGAGGCTGCCCAGGTCGACCCCGTCGGCGATCTGCGGTAGTTCCAGGCGCGCCACGTCCAGCGCGTCGAGTTGCTCGGCGCTCTCCGCGCGCGCCTTGATACGGGTGGCGTGCTGGATGGTCTCGGTGAGCAGGCCGGCGAAGTCACTGTCGGACAACGTGATTCCCGCTTCGACGAGTTGCTTGCGCACGGCGTCGGCGTCGATGCCACCTTCGGCGGCCTTGGCCAGGTCGTCGGCGGGCAGGCACGCGGGGATGTTTCGGTTGACGATCACGCTGCCGATCGGCAGGTCGAGTGCGCGCAGTTCGTCGATGGCTTCCAGCGTCTCCTGGATCGGCAGCGCCTCGAGGAGGGTGACGAGGTGGATGGCCGTCAGGTCGGAGTGCAGCACCTTTACCACGCTCTCGGCCTGCGCATGCACCGGGCCGCCCTTGGCCAGATCCGACACCGCCTTGGTGACGTCGAGGAAGCGGGCGATGCGACCGGTCGGCGGCGAGTCGACGACGACGGCGTCGTAGACCGGTTGCTTTCCCTTCTCGGCGCGGGTGACGATCTCGCGGATCTTGCCGGTCAGCAGCACGTCGCGAAGCCCGGGGGCGATGGTGGTCGCGAACTCGACGGCGCCGATGCGGCGCATCGCGCGGCCGGCCAGCCCGAGGTTGTAGAACATCTCAAGGTATTCCAGGAAGGCCGCCTCGGTGTCGATGGCGAGCGCGTTGACCTGCCCGCCCCCGTCGGCGGTGGCGATCTTGACTTCCTTGTACGGCAACGGCGGCACGTCGAACAGCTGTGCAATGCCTTGCCGCCCTTCGACTTCCACCAACAGCACTTTGCGGCCGCCGGCAGCAAGGGCGAGCGCCAGCGACGCGGCGATCGTCGACTTACCGGTACCGCCCTTGCCGGTGACGAAGTGCAGGCGCGCTTTGGTCAGCCGCGAGGGCCAGCCGACGGGTCTACCGCCATTGGTAGTGGAAGCCACGACTGCATGCTAGCCAACGCCGGTTCGGCGCTCCTCGCTTCTTCGGCCAGGGATCTGCTCCCGATAAGCTCGGCACATGAGCGAACCGACCCGCTGGGAGTACGCCACCGTCCCGCTGCTGACCCACGCCACCAAGCAGATCCTCGACCAGTGGGGCGAGGACGGCTGGGAATTGGTGTCGGTGCTGCCCGGCCCGACCGGTGAACAGCACGTCGCGTACCTCAAGCGACCGACGTGATCCGCGGACGCGAGGAGCACATATGACCCCGTCGGCGCGGTTGACCGAACTCGGTATCGAGCTCCCTGCGGTGGTGCCGCCGCTGGCGGCCTACGTGCCCGCGGTGCGCACCGGCAACCTCGTCTACACCGCGGGGCAGCTGCCGGTGCAGGCCGGCTCGCTGCTGCAGTCCGGCAAGGTCGGCGCCGCGGTCACACCGGAGGAGGGCAAGGCGCTGGCCCGGGTGTGCGCGCTCAATGCCCTGGCGGCGGTGAACTCGCTGGTGAGCATCGACTCGGTGACCCGCATCGTGAAGGTCGTCGGATTCGTCGCGTCGGCTCCCGGCTTCAACGGCCAGCCGGGGATCGTCAACGGCGCCTCGGAGTTGCTCGGTGACGTGTTCGGCGATGCCGGGGCGCATGCGCGCTCGGCGGTCGGGGTGTCGGAGTTGCCGTTGGACGCGCCGGTGGAGGTCGAACTGATTGTCGAGGTCGCGTGAGCGACGATCGGGCGGAGGTCGCGTGAGCGACGATCGGGCGGAGGTCGCGTGAGCGACGATCGGGCGGAGGTCGCGTGAGCGACGCGGTGACGCTGGAGCATCCGGCCTACGGCCGCCTGCGGCCGGTCACCGCGACGGCGTCGGTGCTGCTGTGCGAGAACCCGGGCAAGATGACGCTCGAGGGCACCAATACCTGGGTGCTGCGCGGGCCGGGCAGCGATGAGATGGTCGTCGTCGATCCCGGCCCCGACGACGACGGGCATCTCGCGCGCATCGCCGACCTCGGACCCGTCCCGTTGGTGCTGATCAGCCACAAGCACGAGGACCACACCGGCGGCATCGACAAGATCGTCGAGCGGACGGGTGCGGTGGTGCGCGCCGTCGGCAGCGGTTTTCTGCGGGGCCTTGGGGGGCCGCTGCACGACGGTGAGGTCATCGACGCGGCCGGACTGCGGATCACGGTGATGGCAACGCCCGGCCACACCGCCGACTCGGTGTCGTTCCTGCTCGACGATGCCGTGCTAACCGCCGACACCGTGCTCGGCCGCGGCACCACGGTGATCGACAAGGAGGACGGCAGCCTCGCCGCGTACCTGGACTCGCTGCAGCGGCTGCGCGGGCTGGGACACCGCGCGGTGCTGCCGGGCCACGGCCCCGACCTGGAGGACCTCGAGTCGGTCAGCGACATGTACCTGACCCACCGGCAGGAACGGCTCGAGCAGGTGCGTGAGGCGCTGCAGGTGCTCGGCGACGACGCGACCGCCCGCCGCATCGTCGAACACGTCTACACCGACGTCGACGAGAACCTGTGGGACGTCGCCGAATGGAGCGTGCAGGCGCAGCTGGACTACCTGCGTTCCTGAGTGATCTGCGCCGCGCTCAGCCCGGCCGGATCGGGGTGACGCTAGCGTGCGCGGCGGGCCAGGCGCTCGGAGTCGGAGATCAGAACGCTCTTGCCCTCCAACCGAATCCAGCCACGGTGCGCGAAATCGGCGAGCGCCTTGTTGACGGTTTCCCGGGATGCGCCGACGAGCTGGGCGATCTCCTCCTGCGTCAGGTCGTGCGTGACGCGCAGCGCGCCGCCCTCCTGCGTGCCGAACCGCTGGGCCAGTTGCAACAGCTGCTTGGCGACGCGGCCGGGCACGTCGGTGAAGATCAGATCGGCCAGATTGTTGTTGGTGCGGCGCAGCCGGCGAGCCAGCACACGCAGCAGCTGCTCGGCGATCTCCGGACGGTCGGCGATCCAGGCGCGCAACGCATCGCGGTCCATCGAGACAGCGCGAACCTCGGTGATGGTCGTCGCGCTCGAGGTGCGCGGGCCGGGGTCGAAGATCGACAGTTCGCCGAACATGTCCGACGGGCCCATGATCGTGAGCAGATTCTCGCGCCCGTCGGGCGATCGCCGACCGATTTTCACCTTGCCGGAGATGATGATGTAGAGCCGATCGCCGGGCTCACCCTCGGCGAACACGGTGTGTCCACGTGGGAAGTCG from Mycobacterium sp. IDR2000157661 harbors:
- a CDS encoding helix-turn-helix transcriptional regulator; the protein is MGSRREENRPAHGPPWLGRAIDFVETYAHTQITLADIAAVAHVTPRALQLAFRDQLKTTPIGYLLAVRLHRAHLELTTSHPSTSTVKEIAHRWGFRHSGRFARQYRLKYGLYPDDTLKGGYQTAG
- a CDS encoding PLP-dependent cysteine synthase family protein produces the protein MEGLHTASRPAPRTWADDAVRLIEADARRSADTHLLRYPLPLAWCDVLPAECQVQLYLKDESTHITGSLKHRLARSLFLYALCNGWIDENTTVIEASSGSTAVSEAYFAALLGLPFIAVMPKSTSSSKIALIESQGGRCHFVAEASQVYAGAERLAAETGGHYLDQFTNAERATDWRGNNNIAESIFEQMREEAHPVPEWIVVGAGTGGTSATIGRYIRYRRHGSRLCVVDPENSAFFPAYAQGRRDVVTGISSRIEGIGRPRVEPSFLPDVVDRMVVVPDAASVAAARHASAVLGRRVGPSTGTNLWGAFGLLSDMIAEGRSGSVVTLIADSGDRYADTYFCDDWVRRQGLDPSEFASVLAEFERSGRWP
- a CDS encoding metallophosphoesterase, which encodes MSARSTIIKNSTAAAAGALVAGVGYASLIERNAFAVREQTMPVLSPGSSPLKVLHISDIHMRPGQRRKQAWLRELAALEPDLVVNTGDNLAHSKAVPAVVQSLSDLLSVPGVFVFGSNDYFGPRPKNPMNYITNPGHRIHGEPLPWQDLRAAFTERGWLDMTHTRREFDVAGLHIAAAGVDDPHLSRDRYDAIAGRPSPAANLTLGLTHSPEPRVLDRFATDGYQLVMAGHTHGGQVCLPFYGAIVTNCDLDRSRVKGPSRWGAHTQLHVSAGIGTSPYSPLRFCCRPEATLLTLVATPIGGRDADTRAGRSHPSVSVR
- the ponA2 gene encoding transglycosylase/D,D-transpeptidase PonA2, with product MPDSDPIRPPTAVTVIKLAWCVLLASVITAALMFPVVGGFGLVSNRASDVVANGSAQLVEGEIPQVSTMVDAKGNVIAWLYSQRRFEVTSDEIANTMKLAIVSIEDKRFAEHNGVDWQGTLTGLSGYLSGNLDTRGGSTIEQQYVKNYQLLVSAQTEAERRAAIETTPARKLREIRMALTLDKTFTKPEILTRYLNLVSFGNGAFGVQDASQTYFGINASELSWEQAALLAGMVQSTSTLNPYTNPDGALARRNVVLDTMIENIPEEAEALRAAKEKPLGVLPQPRELPRGCIAAGDRAFFCDYALEYLARAGISKEQVSKGGYLIRTTLDPDVQIPVKAAVNQFASPDADGVASVMSVIRPGKESHPVVAMASSRTYGLNLEAGETMHPQPFSLVGDGAGSTFKLFTVAAALEMGMGINAQLDVPAQFQAKGLGSSDSPGCPPATWCVKNAGGYRGQMNITDALATSPNTAFAKLISQVGVQRSVDMAVRLGLRSYALPGTARDYDPESNESLADFIKRQNIGSFTLGPFEINALEFSNVGATLASGGMWCPPTPIAEVIDRHGEKVSVTTETCEQAVPEGLANTLANAMSKDDQGAGTAAAAAGSVGWDLPMSGKTGTTEAHRSSAFLGFTNTLAAGNYIYDDSTAPGELCSFPLRKCGYGDLFGGNEPARTWFAAMKPIANNYGEVRLPPTDPRYVDGGAGSRVPSVAGLTQDAARQRLRDAGFQVADQSTPVNSTASYGSVVGTSPSGQTVPGSIITLQTSNGIAPPPPAPPPSAGVPGVPGLPAPVGQTVVQIPGLPPITVPVLGPPPPAPPPP
- a CDS encoding WhiB family transcriptional regulator — translated: MSATRPAARRTAMTSSAQSIVHGAEAEARIAWVSQARCRQADPDELFVRGAAQRKAAVICRHCPVIAECGADALDNRVEFGVWGGMTERQRRALLKQHPEVVSWAEFFSAQRKHRSAG
- a CDS encoding ArsA family ATPase, which produces MSVTPPALDMGAILADTANRVVVCCGAGGVGKTTTAAAMALRAAEYGRTVVVLTIDPAKRLAQALGIKDLGNTPQRVPLAPEVKGELHAMMLDMRRTFDEMVVQYSGPGRADAILDNQFYQTVATSLAGTQEYMAMEKLGQLLAEDRWDLVVVDTPPSRNALDFLDAPKRLGSFMDSRLWRMLLAPGRGIGRLVTGAMGLAMRAMSTILGSQMLSDAAGFVQSLDATFGGFREKADRTYELLKRRGTQFVVVSAAEPDALREASFFVDRLSEENMPLAGLILNRTHPMLSDLHAEKAVEAAEAIAERDPDSLTGAVLKVHADRAMTSRREIRLLSRFTGANPHVPIVGVPSLPFDVSDLDALRTIADQITGDVSAA
- a CDS encoding ArsA family ATPase, whose translation is MASTTNGGRPVGWPSRLTKARLHFVTGKGGTGKSTIAASLALALAAGGRKVLLVEVEGRQGIAQLFDVPPLPYKEVKIATADGGGQVNALAIDTEAAFLEYLEMFYNLGLAGRAMRRIGAVEFATTIAPGLRDVLLTGKIREIVTRAEKGKQPVYDAVVVDSPPTGRIARFLDVTKAVSDLAKGGPVHAQAESVVKVLHSDLTAIHLVTLLEALPIQETLEAIDELRALDLPIGSVIVNRNIPACLPADDLAKAAEGGIDADAVRKQLVEAGITLSDSDFAGLLTETIQHATRIKARAESAEQLDALDVARLELPQIADGVDLGSLYELAEELERQGVR
- a CDS encoding DUF4177 domain-containing protein; translation: MSEPTRWEYATVPLLTHATKQILDQWGEDGWELVSVLPGPTGEQHVAYLKRPT
- a CDS encoding RidA family protein, whose protein sequence is MTPSARLTELGIELPAVVPPLAAYVPAVRTGNLVYTAGQLPVQAGSLLQSGKVGAAVTPEEGKALARVCALNALAAVNSLVSIDSVTRIVKVVGFVASAPGFNGQPGIVNGASELLGDVFGDAGAHARSAVGVSELPLDAPVEVELIVEVA
- a CDS encoding MBL fold metallo-hydrolase; translation: MTLEHPAYGRLRPVTATASVLLCENPGKMTLEGTNTWVLRGPGSDEMVVVDPGPDDDGHLARIADLGPVPLVLISHKHEDHTGGIDKIVERTGAVVRAVGSGFLRGLGGPLHDGEVIDAAGLRITVMATPGHTADSVSFLLDDAVLTADTVLGRGTTVIDKEDGSLAAYLDSLQRLRGLGHRAVLPGHGPDLEDLESVSDMYLTHRQERLEQVREALQVLGDDATARRIVEHVYTDVDENLWDVAEWSVQAQLDYLRS
- the crp gene encoding cAMP-activated global transcriptional regulator CRP — translated: MDEILARAGIFQGVEPSAVSALTKQLQPVDFPRGHTVFAEGEPGDRLYIIISGKVKIGRRSPDGRENLLTIMGPSDMFGELSIFDPGPRTSSATTITEVRAVSMDRDALRAWIADRPEIAEQLLRVLARRLRRTNNNLADLIFTDVPGRVAKQLLQLAQRFGTQEGGALRVTHDLTQEEIAQLVGASRETVNKALADFAHRGWIRLEGKSVLISDSERLARRAR